One Terriglobales bacterium genomic region harbors:
- a CDS encoding tetratricopeptide repeat protein: protein NSGDYEGARSHLEKIVKQSPKADYGWYGLAVLDCLCGHVEDSLKHLQQATRLNPGLRFQARNDSDFQNLADDPRFTELLYPEEGVGEPAPAPEKKR, encoded by the coding sequence GAACAGCGGCGACTATGAGGGCGCGCGCAGCCACCTGGAGAAGATCGTCAAGCAGTCTCCCAAGGCCGACTACGGCTGGTACGGCCTGGCCGTGCTGGACTGCCTCTGCGGGCACGTCGAGGACTCGCTCAAGCACCTGCAGCAGGCTACGCGGCTCAACCCCGGCCTGCGCTTCCAGGCGCGCAACGACTCCGACTTCCAGAACCTGGCCGACGATCCCCGCTTCACCGAGCTGCTCTATCCCGAAGAGGGAGTGGGCGAGCCTGCTCCCGCGCCGGAGAAGAAGCGCTGA
- a CDS encoding DUF885 domain-containing protein: MIRVLMLCLLCCLPLTAQTSHPEAPARPSAHPRKFAALCDQFIKESLALSPVSASAAGYHKHHYAKPGKPGKTVALDGRLDDLSPQAFARQRAFYQQWRARFHKEFPPASLSPEDAADFQLIDDQIGLNLLEFDTIQSYKHNPTVYVELIGNGLFLPLTQEYAPREVRLRHVLLRVRQIRRLLQQARQQLVDSDPIFIKVAVEENEGNLGLIEETVAAEIPAGSPLRVEYDKVAPAAVVAIKDFDEWLQNDLAQRPTTRTWRLGKDWYDQKFRLVMETDITPEQVLADADEQMKVVRGRMLELALPLHAQMFPTHSDHSDLPAHERENTIIGEVLHKISDEHCQRDQLVQCAQDDLAGITAFIREKKIVALSERSNLKVIPTPAFMRGAYGVGGFHSAPPLEPTAEAEYWVTPIDPKASDRFADARLREYNTWVLQWLTIHEALPGHYIQAEHANDIQPVTRRLVRGLFSNGPYVEGWAEYMAQVMLKEGYANRDPRYELSYWKVWLRAVANAVLDVRLQTMGMTDQEALDLMEKDCFQTTAEAEGKLQRAKLSSTQLPTYFVGTREWWSLREKYQQRAGPGFDMMDFHNRALAEGALPVPVLEKILLAGPGK, translated from the coding sequence ATGATACGTGTCCTGATGCTCTGTCTGCTGTGCTGCCTTCCTCTGACCGCCCAAACCTCCCATCCCGAAGCCCCGGCGCGCCCGAGCGCCCATCCCCGGAAGTTCGCCGCCCTGTGTGATCAGTTCATCAAGGAGTCGCTGGCGCTCTCCCCCGTCAGCGCCTCCGCCGCCGGCTACCACAAGCATCATTACGCCAAGCCGGGCAAGCCGGGCAAGACCGTCGCCCTCGATGGGCGGCTGGATGATCTCTCGCCCCAGGCCTTCGCCCGGCAGCGCGCCTTCTACCAGCAATGGCGGGCGCGTTTCCACAAGGAGTTCCCTCCGGCCTCGCTGAGTCCCGAGGACGCCGCCGACTTCCAGCTTATCGACGACCAGATCGGCCTCAACCTGCTGGAGTTCGACACCATCCAGAGCTACAAGCACAATCCCACCGTCTACGTGGAGCTGATCGGCAATGGCCTCTTCCTGCCCCTCACCCAGGAGTACGCTCCCCGGGAGGTACGCCTGCGCCACGTGCTCCTGCGGGTCCGCCAGATCCGACGGCTGCTCCAGCAGGCGCGGCAGCAGTTGGTGGACTCCGACCCCATCTTCATCAAAGTGGCCGTGGAGGAGAACGAGGGCAACCTCGGCTTGATCGAAGAGACGGTGGCCGCGGAGATCCCGGCCGGCTCGCCGCTGAGGGTCGAATACGACAAGGTGGCGCCCGCCGCCGTGGTCGCCATCAAGGACTTCGACGAGTGGCTGCAGAACGACCTGGCCCAGCGCCCCACCACCCGTACCTGGCGCCTGGGCAAGGACTGGTATGACCAGAAGTTCCGCCTGGTGATGGAGACCGATATCACCCCGGAGCAGGTGCTGGCCGACGCCGACGAACAGATGAAGGTGGTGCGCGGGCGCATGCTGGAGCTGGCCCTGCCCCTGCACGCCCAGATGTTTCCAACCCACAGCGACCACTCCGACCTGCCGGCGCACGAGCGCGAGAACACCATCATCGGCGAGGTGCTGCACAAGATCTCCGACGAACACTGCCAGCGTGACCAGCTGGTGCAGTGCGCGCAGGACGACCTGGCCGGCATCACCGCCTTCATCCGCGAGAAGAAGATCGTCGCCCTGAGCGAGCGCTCGAACTTGAAAGTCATTCCCACGCCCGCCTTCATGCGCGGGGCCTACGGGGTGGGCGGCTTCCACTCCGCGCCGCCGCTGGAGCCCACGGCCGAGGCCGAGTATTGGGTGACGCCCATCGATCCCAAGGCCTCCGACCGCTTCGCCGACGCCCGCCTGCGCGAGTACAACACCTGGGTGCTGCAGTGGCTGACCATCCACGAGGCCCTGCCCGGACACTACATCCAGGCGGAGCACGCCAACGACATCCAGCCCGTGACCCGGCGGCTGGTGCGCGGGCTGTTCAGCAACGGCCCCTACGTCGAGGGCTGGGCCGAGTACATGGCGCAGGTGATGCTCAAGGAGGGCTACGCCAACCGCGATCCGCGCTACGAACTGAGCTACTGGAAGGTCTGGCTGCGAGCGGTGGCCAACGCCGTCCTCGACGTCCGCCTGCAGACCATGGGCATGACCGACCAGGAGGCTCTCGACCTGATGGAGAAAGACTGCTTCCAGACCACCGCCGAGGCCGAGGGCAAGCTGCAGCGCGCCAAGCTCAGCTCCACCCAACTCCCGACCTATTTCGTGGGCACCCGGGAGTGGTGGTCGCTGCGCGAGAAGTACCAGCAGCGCGCGGGCCCGGGCTTCGACATGATGGACTTCCACAACCGGGCGCTGGCCGAGGGCGCGCTGCCGGTGCCGGTGCTGGAGAAGATCCTGCTGGCGGGGCCGGGGAAGTAG
- the glmU gene encoding bifunctional UDP-N-acetylglucosamine diphosphorylase/glucosamine-1-phosphate N-acetyltransferase GlmU → MPRSLRQKVVPGRAQPKRPSGPQKFAVAILAAGMGTRLQSKHPKVLHQIAGRPLLEYVIEAAKAVVPATDVYVIIGHEAERVRAAVEPAGVRFVLQQPQRGTGHALMAARAALEDYDHVLVLSGDVPLIRPETIARLRDFHLARRAAMTILTAEAPDPAGYGRVLRRGRSPGVLAIVEPKALTPKQRNLREINSGIYGFATRPLLAHIGRLTTDNAHHEFYLTDMAALLSKAKETVVALQAEDSGEVLGVNTRAELARLDALLRQRKCAQLMAAGVTIYRPETCTLDAAVEVASDSVLEPFVQLLGRTRVGSDCRIRSYSVISDSQIGDGVEVRPGSLIEGSRLEAGAVIGPYAHLRPGSEIGEGAHVGNFVETKKARLGKGSKANHLTYLGDAEIGAGVNVGAGTITCNYDGVTKHKTVVEDGAFIGSDTTLVAPVKVGRGSYIGAGSAITDEVPADALAIARTRQVNKEGWAARKRQERSATKK, encoded by the coding sequence ATGCCGCGTTCCCTGCGCCAGAAGGTGGTTCCCGGCCGGGCCCAGCCGAAGCGTCCCTCCGGTCCGCAGAAGTTCGCCGTCGCCATCCTGGCGGCGGGCATGGGCACCCGCCTGCAGTCGAAGCATCCCAAGGTGCTGCACCAGATCGCCGGCCGGCCGCTGCTGGAGTACGTGATCGAAGCCGCCAAGGCCGTGGTTCCGGCAACCGACGTCTACGTCATCATCGGGCATGAGGCGGAGCGGGTGCGCGCCGCGGTGGAGCCGGCCGGGGTGCGCTTCGTGCTGCAGCAGCCGCAGCGCGGCACCGGCCACGCCCTCATGGCCGCCCGCGCGGCGCTCGAGGACTACGACCACGTGCTGGTGCTCTCCGGCGACGTGCCCCTCATCCGCCCCGAGACCATCGCCCGCCTGCGCGACTTCCATCTCGCGCGCCGTGCGGCCATGACCATCCTGACCGCCGAGGCTCCCGATCCCGCGGGCTACGGCCGGGTCCTGCGCCGGGGGCGTTCCCCCGGCGTGCTGGCCATCGTGGAACCGAAGGCGCTCACCCCGAAACAGCGCAACCTGCGCGAGATCAACTCCGGCATCTACGGCTTCGCCACTCGCCCGCTCTTGGCCCACATCGGCCGGCTCACCACCGACAACGCCCACCACGAGTTCTATCTCACCGACATGGCGGCCTTGCTGAGCAAGGCCAAGGAGACGGTGGTGGCCTTGCAGGCCGAGGACAGTGGCGAGGTGCTGGGAGTCAACACGCGGGCCGAATTGGCCCGCTTGGATGCCCTGCTGCGCCAGCGCAAGTGCGCCCAGCTCATGGCGGCGGGCGTCACCATCTACCGCCCCGAGACTTGCACCCTCGACGCCGCGGTCGAGGTCGCCTCCGATAGCGTGCTCGAACCCTTCGTGCAGCTCCTGGGCCGAACCCGGGTGGGTTCCGACTGCCGCATCCGCTCCTACAGCGTGATCAGCGACTCCCAGATCGGCGACGGCGTGGAAGTGCGCCCCGGCTCGCTCATCGAGGGCTCGCGGCTGGAGGCGGGCGCGGTCATCGGGCCCTACGCCCACCTGCGTCCGGGCAGCGAGATCGGCGAGGGCGCCCACGTCGGCAATTTCGTCGAGACCAAGAAGGCTCGCTTGGGCAAGGGCTCCAAGGCCAACCATCTCACCTACCTGGGCGACGCCGAGATCGGCGCGGGCGTCAACGTGGGCGCCGGCACCATCACCTGCAACTACGACGGCGTCACCAAGCACAAGACCGTGGTCGAGGACGGCGCCTTCATCGGCAGCGACACCACCCTGGTGGCCCCGGTGAAGGTGGGCCGCGGCTCCTATATCGGCGCCGGCAGCGCCATCACCGACGAGGTCCCCGCCGACGCCCTGGCTATCGCCCGCACCCGCCAGGTCAACAAGGAAGGCTGGGCGGCCCGCAAGCGCCAGGAGCGCTCCGCCACCAAAAAATAG